In the Euphorbia lathyris chromosome 5, ddEupLath1.1, whole genome shotgun sequence genome, one interval contains:
- the LOC136229960 gene encoding pentatricopeptide repeat-containing protein At2g20710, mitochondrial-like isoform X1: protein MKMNLLVRLNSYLCRRSHRLLTAELVSIDAVTRSFSSSVTPTDSLPLLRKLSRPVSPSVSIVPILQQWADEGKNLNLYELQNSIKVLRKYRRYNHALQISDWMIDKNCYNLLARDAAIRLDLISKVHGLERAEKYFNSISASLSNYKIYGSLLSCYVNAKQEEKAETLMQKMKDMGFVRDQYAYTGMLNLYSQLGKHEKFEALVKEMEEKGIECNSITYTIRFHAYTTCSDIKGMETLLMKMEADPLVKVDFYVYTVAANGYLKAGLLDKASAMLKKSEQLILLNSRRYSYELLLKQYADVGKKADVYRIWELYKQMERQFHTGYIRVISSLLQLDDLDGAEMIWEEWESKKTLFDIRIPNLMINAYSEKGYLEKAEACLEKIVKREKEPNAISWDNLAVGYLQGSQMPKAVEMIKKAILMSKPGWIPRIDTLTKCLDYLRSSGEEEAADELLKTMNEQSRFETGTSWVHLAAANLLSGQTTEAVEMVKKAILASTPERQTRFDILATFLKHLKGHEGAAAEELLEMINQHCHFSRLNHSRLVSCVYDEKLKTEPLYQMEDDQNFG from the exons ATGAAGATGAACCTGCTTGTGCGATTGAATTCATACCTATGCCGTCGTAGCCATCGATTGTTGACGGCCGAATTAGTTTCAATCGATGCAGTAACTCGTTCCTTTTCTTCCTCTGTGACTCCTACGGACTCTTTGCCTCTTCTGCGTAAACTCTCTAGGCCAGTAAGTCCTTCCGTCTCGATTGTTCCAATTCTCCAGCAATGGGCCGACGAAGGAAAAAACCTAAACCTATATGAACTTCAGAACTCTATCAAGGTGCTTCGCAAGTACCGCCGCTACAACCACGCCCTTCAG ATATCAGATTGGATGATTGACAAAAACTGTTACAACTTATTGGCCAGAGATGCTGCAATTCGGTTGGATTTGATCTCAAAAGTTCATGGTTTAGAAAGAGCTGAGAAGTATTTCAACAGCATTTCTGCTAGTTTAAGTAACTACAAGATCTATGGTTCTCTTTTAAGTTGCTATGTAAATGCTAAGCAAGAGGAAAAAGCAGAGACCTTGATGCAAAAAATGAAGGATATGGGTTTTGTCAGAGATCAGTATGCTTACACTGGAATGCTAAATCTCTATTCTCAATTAGGTAAACACGAGAAATTCGAAGCACTTGTAAAGGAGATGGAAGAAAAAGGCATCGAATGTAACAGCATCACGTACACGATTCGGTTCCATGCTTACACTACCTGTTCCGACATTAAGGGTATGGAGACACTTCTGATGAAGATGGAGGCTGATCCCCTTGTGAAAGTGGACTTTTATGTTTATACAGTTGCAGCAAACGGTTACTTGAAAGCTGGCCTTCTTGACAAAGCTTCGGCAATGTTGAAGAAATCAGAGCAGCTGATTCTCCTCAACTCGAGAAGGTATAGTTATGAACTTCTCCTCAAACAATATGCTGATGTTGGGAAAAAAGCCGATGTCTATCGCATTTGGGAACTGTATAAGCAGATGGAGAGGCAATTCCACACAGGCTATATACGCGTGATAAGTTCATTACTTCAACTCGATGATCTGGACGGTGCTGAGATGATATGGGAGGAGTGGGAATCAAAGAAAACACTTTTCGACATTCGCATACCAAATTTGATGATCAATGCTTATTCTGAAAAGGGTTATTTGGAAAAAGCTGAGGCGTGCCTGGAAAAGATAGTGAAAAGGGAGAAGGAGCCAAATGCTATCTCATGGGATAACTTAGCAGTCGGATATTTACAAGGCAGTCAGATGCCGAAGGCAgtagaaatgataaagaaagCGATTTTAATGAGCAAACCGGGATGGATACCCAGGATTGATACTTTAACAAAATGTCTGGACTATTTGAGAAGTTCGGGAGAGGAGGAAGCTGCGGATGAGCTTTTGAAGACGATGAACGAGCAAAGTCGTTTCGAAACTGGTACCTCATGGGTTCATTTGGCAGCTGCAAATCTACTCAGTGGTCAGACTACAGAAGCAGTAGAAATGGTGAAAAAAGCGATTTTAGCGAGTACACCAGAAAGGCAAACGAGGTTCGATATTTTGGCTACATTTCTTAAGCATTTGAAAGGGCATGAAGGAGCAGCAGCAGAAGAGCTTTTGGAGATGATTAACCAGCACTGTCATTTCTCAAGATTAAATCACAGTAGATTGGTTAGTTGTGTATATGATGAGAAACTTAAAACTGAACCACTTTACCAGATGGAGGATGATCAGAATTTCGGTTAA
- the LOC136229960 gene encoding pentatricopeptide repeat-containing protein At2g20710, mitochondrial-like isoform X2: protein MNFRTLSRCFASTAATTTPFRDAAIRLDLISKVHGLERAEKYFNSISASLSNYKIYGSLLSCYVNAKQEEKAETLMQKMKDMGFVRDQYAYTGMLNLYSQLGKHEKFEALVKEMEEKGIECNSITYTIRFHAYTTCSDIKGMETLLMKMEADPLVKVDFYVYTVAANGYLKAGLLDKASAMLKKSEQLILLNSRRYSYELLLKQYADVGKKADVYRIWELYKQMERQFHTGYIRVISSLLQLDDLDGAEMIWEEWESKKTLFDIRIPNLMINAYSEKGYLEKAEACLEKIVKREKEPNAISWDNLAVGYLQGSQMPKAVEMIKKAILMSKPGWIPRIDTLTKCLDYLRSSGEEEAADELLKTMNEQSRFETGTSWVHLAAANLLSGQTTEAVEMVKKAILASTPERQTRFDILATFLKHLKGHEGAAAEELLEMINQHCHFSRLNHSRLVSCVYDEKLKTEPLYQMEDDQNFG, encoded by the exons ATGAACTTCAGAACTCTATCAAGGTGCTTCGCAAGTACCGCCGCTACAACCACGCCCTTCAG AGATGCTGCAATTCGGTTGGATTTGATCTCAAAAGTTCATGGTTTAGAAAGAGCTGAGAAGTATTTCAACAGCATTTCTGCTAGTTTAAGTAACTACAAGATCTATGGTTCTCTTTTAAGTTGCTATGTAAATGCTAAGCAAGAGGAAAAAGCAGAGACCTTGATGCAAAAAATGAAGGATATGGGTTTTGTCAGAGATCAGTATGCTTACACTGGAATGCTAAATCTCTATTCTCAATTAGGTAAACACGAGAAATTCGAAGCACTTGTAAAGGAGATGGAAGAAAAAGGCATCGAATGTAACAGCATCACGTACACGATTCGGTTCCATGCTTACACTACCTGTTCCGACATTAAGGGTATGGAGACACTTCTGATGAAGATGGAGGCTGATCCCCTTGTGAAAGTGGACTTTTATGTTTATACAGTTGCAGCAAACGGTTACTTGAAAGCTGGCCTTCTTGACAAAGCTTCGGCAATGTTGAAGAAATCAGAGCAGCTGATTCTCCTCAACTCGAGAAGGTATAGTTATGAACTTCTCCTCAAACAATATGCTGATGTTGGGAAAAAAGCCGATGTCTATCGCATTTGGGAACTGTATAAGCAGATGGAGAGGCAATTCCACACAGGCTATATACGCGTGATAAGTTCATTACTTCAACTCGATGATCTGGACGGTGCTGAGATGATATGGGAGGAGTGGGAATCAAAGAAAACACTTTTCGACATTCGCATACCAAATTTGATGATCAATGCTTATTCTGAAAAGGGTTATTTGGAAAAAGCTGAGGCGTGCCTGGAAAAGATAGTGAAAAGGGAGAAGGAGCCAAATGCTATCTCATGGGATAACTTAGCAGTCGGATATTTACAAGGCAGTCAGATGCCGAAGGCAgtagaaatgataaagaaagCGATTTTAATGAGCAAACCGGGATGGATACCCAGGATTGATACTTTAACAAAATGTCTGGACTATTTGAGAAGTTCGGGAGAGGAGGAAGCTGCGGATGAGCTTTTGAAGACGATGAACGAGCAAAGTCGTTTCGAAACTGGTACCTCATGGGTTCATTTGGCAGCTGCAAATCTACTCAGTGGTCAGACTACAGAAGCAGTAGAAATGGTGAAAAAAGCGATTTTAGCGAGTACACCAGAAAGGCAAACGAGGTTCGATATTTTGGCTACATTTCTTAAGCATTTGAAAGGGCATGAAGGAGCAGCAGCAGAAGAGCTTTTGGAGATGATTAACCAGCACTGTCATTTCTCAAGATTAAATCACAGTAGATTGGTTAGTTGTGTATATGATGAGAAACTTAAAACTGAACCACTTTACCAGATGGAGGATGATCAGAATTTCGGTTAA